One genomic region from Gemmatimonadota bacterium encodes:
- a CDS encoding electron transfer flavoprotein subunit alpha/FixB family protein, whose translation MGPVLAFIEQKGGAPRGSAAEVLTAARTLADALGTTCEALLVGAPGLSAAAGDAGRWGATRVRVAEHAELETVRPEAYAAVVAEAVRSAGARAVVFAASATGKDLAPRVAALLDVPLAQDVTEIAVDGGNVHAVRPVYAGKAFQRVQLQAEPALLTLRPNSVPAQEHTTEAAVETFTPEVPDAALRTRVVGFEAAAGDAVDVAEASIVVSGGRGMRGPEHWPLLEALVAALGSEAGLGASRAVVDAGWRPHGEQVGQTGKTVSPRLYIAAGISGAIQHLAGMRTAGTIVAINKDADAPIFQVADYGIVGDLFEVLPRLTEEVARLRTD comes from the coding sequence ATGGGTCCAGTCCTGGCGTTCATCGAACAGAAGGGTGGCGCGCCGCGTGGCTCCGCCGCCGAGGTCCTCACCGCCGCCCGCACGCTCGCGGACGCGCTCGGCACGACCTGCGAGGCGCTCCTCGTCGGCGCACCGGGCCTCTCCGCCGCGGCGGGGGACGCCGGTCGCTGGGGTGCCACCCGGGTCCGGGTGGCCGAGCATGCCGAGCTGGAGACGGTCCGCCCCGAGGCCTACGCGGCCGTCGTGGCGGAGGCCGTCCGTTCCGCGGGCGCGCGGGCCGTGGTGTTCGCGGCGAGCGCCACTGGCAAGGACCTGGCGCCGCGCGTGGCGGCCCTGTTGGACGTGCCGCTCGCGCAGGATGTGACCGAGATCGCGGTCGACGGCGGGAACGTCCACGCGGTCCGACCGGTCTACGCGGGCAAGGCGTTCCAGCGGGTCCAGCTCCAGGCCGAGCCGGCCCTGCTCACGCTACGGCCCAACTCCGTGCCGGCCCAGGAGCATACGACCGAGGCGGCGGTGGAGACGTTCACGCCGGAAGTGCCCGACGCCGCGCTCCGGACGCGGGTCGTCGGCTTCGAGGCGGCTGCCGGGGACGCCGTCGATGTCGCCGAGGCGTCGATCGTGGTCTCGGGCGGGCGCGGGATGCGCGGCCCCGAGCATTGGCCCCTGCTCGAAGCGCTGGTGGCGGCCCTGGGCTCCGAGGCCGGGCTGGGCGCATCGCGCGCCGTCGTCGACGCGGGGTGGCGGCCCCACGGCGAGCAGGTCGGGCAGACCGGCAAGACGGTCTCCCCGCGGCTCTACATCGCGGCCGGCATCAGCGGCGCCATCCAGCATCTCGCGGGCATGCGCACCGCCGGCACGATCGTGGCCATCAACAAGGATGCCGACGCGCCGATCTTCCAGGTCGCCGACTACGGGATCGTGGGGGATCTGTTCGAGGTGCTGCCGCGACTCACCGAAGAGGTGGCGCGCCTGCGCACGGACTGA
- a CDS encoding transcriptional repressor, whose translation MPTSSGHGLDERLRRALGARGQRFTEQRAAVYRYLVSTTSHPTAEDVFVQVREEVDGISLATVYKSLEALVSCGLARKLSPIDGSARYDGDTSPHHHARCLACGCIVDVPDVPGLQAARDVIRAPDGFHVVEARLELSGYCQSCGGLHAREARA comes from the coding sequence ATGCCCACATCGAGCGGTCACGGACTGGACGAGCGCCTGCGGCGTGCCCTGGGAGCGCGGGGTCAGCGCTTCACGGAGCAGCGCGCGGCCGTCTATCGCTACCTCGTGTCGACGACGAGCCATCCGACGGCCGAAGACGTGTTCGTGCAGGTGCGCGAAGAGGTGGACGGCATCTCGCTCGCGACGGTCTACAAGAGCCTCGAGGCCCTGGTGAGCTGTGGTCTCGCCCGAAAGCTCTCGCCCATCGATGGGTCGGCGCGGTACGACGGTGACACCTCTCCCCATCATCATGCCCGCTGTCTGGCCTGCGGCTGCATCGTCGACGTCCCGGACGTGCCGGGGCTGCAGGCGGCACGCGATGTGATCCGGGCCCCCGACGGCTTCCACGTCGTGGAGGCGCGCCTGGAGCTGAGCGGCTACTGCCAGTCGTGCGGCGGCCTCCATGCGCGGGAAGCCCGCGCCTGA
- a CDS encoding FAD-binding oxidoreductase, with the protein MRGKPAPELRAPRAFRGGFHTDASARDAYAGSRGPVRLRPSAVALPQDAHDIATLLRWCGSEGHPVVPRGAATGMPGGNVGRGVVLELGAPFRWIGPVDGARRTVRVGAGAVAADVEQAAARAGLSFPPLPSSAAWATLGGMIAANAAGARTFAAGATRAWVESVEGVLPDGRIVEVGSTALEGLPPVGSPAVDPGPDWPAVRKNSSGYALDAYASTGRPVDLVIGSEGTLAVVTAATLRLEPLPRATALAVVACADLPALLDWTAWCRDTGTRTCEMLGRRLLDMIGLENDPELADLGGGQEALLLIEVAGDEAQVAALTADLEARARTVGAPVRIARDAATSATLWGLRHRASPLIQEAAGRGLRSLQFIEDGVVPPPALGRYLQGLDALLREAETDAVVFGHAGDGHVHVNPLVDLERPDWRARVRTLLDDTVELIASLGGTLSGEHGDGRIRAPYLPRIWGASRVRRFQGLKRAFDPHGLLNPGVILADAAQDPLDGFAD; encoded by the coding sequence ATGCGCGGGAAGCCCGCGCCTGAGCTCCGGGCACCGCGGGCCTTCCGCGGTGGCTTCCACACCGACGCCTCCGCCCGCGACGCGTACGCGGGTTCGCGCGGTCCCGTCCGTCTGCGCCCGTCGGCCGTCGCGCTGCCCCAGGATGCCCACGACATCGCCACGCTGCTGCGCTGGTGCGGCTCGGAGGGCCATCCGGTCGTTCCCCGCGGCGCCGCGACCGGGATGCCCGGTGGCAACGTGGGTCGGGGCGTGGTGCTGGAGCTGGGCGCCCCGTTCCGATGGATCGGCCCGGTGGACGGGGCACGCCGCACGGTGCGCGTGGGCGCGGGCGCGGTGGCCGCGGACGTCGAGCAGGCGGCGGCGCGCGCGGGTCTGAGCTTCCCGCCCCTGCCCTCCAGCGCGGCCTGGGCCACCCTGGGCGGGATGATCGCCGCCAACGCGGCCGGGGCCCGCACGTTCGCGGCGGGAGCCACCCGCGCCTGGGTGGAGTCGGTGGAGGGGGTGCTGCCCGACGGACGGATCGTCGAGGTGGGCTCGACGGCGCTGGAGGGGCTGCCCCCGGTCGGAAGCCCCGCGGTCGATCCGGGACCCGACTGGCCGGCGGTCCGCAAGAACTCCAGCGGATACGCGCTGGACGCGTACGCCTCCACCGGCCGTCCCGTGGACCTGGTGATCGGGAGCGAGGGCACGCTGGCCGTGGTGACGGCGGCGACCCTGCGGCTGGAGCCCCTGCCCCGGGCCACGGCCCTGGCGGTCGTGGCGTGCGCGGATCTTCCGGCCCTGCTCGACTGGACCGCCTGGTGCCGGGACACAGGCACGCGGACGTGCGAGATGCTCGGCCGTCGGCTGCTCGACATGATCGGGCTGGAGAACGATCCGGAGCTCGCCGACCTGGGCGGAGGACAGGAAGCGCTGCTCCTCATCGAGGTGGCCGGCGACGAGGCGCAGGTGGCCGCGCTGACCGCCGACCTGGAGGCTCGCGCCCGGACCGTTGGCGCACCCGTGCGGATCGCACGCGACGCGGCCACGAGCGCCACGCTCTGGGGCCTCCGCCACCGGGCGAGCCCGCTGATCCAGGAAGCCGCCGGACGCGGCCTGCGCTCCTTGCAGTTCATCGAGGACGGGGTCGTGCCCCCGCCTGCGCTCGGACGCTACCTCCAGGGCCTGGACGCGCTGCTCCGCGAGGCGGAGACGGACGCGGTCGTCTTCGGTCACGCCGGGGACGGCCACGTGCACGTCAATCCGCTCGTGGACCTCGAGCGGCCGGATTGGCGCGCCCGCGTCCGCACCCTCCTCGACGACACGGTGGAGCTCATCGCGTCACTCGGGGGCACACTCTCCGGGGAGCATGGCGACGGGCGCATCCGGGCTCCCTACCTGCCGAGGATCTGGGGCGCATCGCGCGTGCGGCGCTTCCAGGGGCTCAAGCGGGCGTTCGATCCCCACGGCCTCCTCAATCCTGGCGTGATCCTCGCAGACGCGGCGCAGGACCCGCTGGACGGCTTCGCCGACTGA
- the dacB gene encoding D-alanyl-D-alanine carboxypeptidase/D-alanyl-D-alanine-endopeptidase, which translates to MDMGSHRRLGSVLATLTVVAGALVAARTPPAGSDPTLQEELSAVLQRTGWRGATWGILAVSLERGDTLFALNTDLPLIPASNMKLLTAAAALHVLGPEYRYRTFVLADGPVVDGVLQGDLVLYGTGDPALSWRFSGSRTAVVEALADTAVARLGLTGITGSVVGDGTFFDGPEVHPDWEPADLDDWFAAPASALSFNENVITLRVMPGADAETPARYETIPGGAQVAVVNRATTVAGRTQRMFAGRSGGTGPIVIQGELGTAGPERWRLISVDDPATFAAGALRRALEERGVRVAGGSHALGNDAASALTGRNRWAPLDAEAAPPRIVAEHRSPPMAELVEVMNKHSHNLYAELLLKTLGRAVEGEGSYEAGSRVLRDFLVETVGADPDEVEIHDGSGLSRGNRVSADVLVRTLAYMRGADTWDALFESLPRAGADEMGRMTRGAAAENLRAKTGTLTGVSALSGELRTLEGETVLFAILQNDVPSRRAAKRVEDALSERIASLRRAREGAGVELRPAARSDARPGAAGTSGQ; encoded by the coding sequence ATGGACATGGGATCCCACCGCCGTCTCGGCTCCGTTCTCGCCACCCTCACCGTGGTGGCCGGCGCGCTGGTCGCGGCCCGCACCCCCCCTGCAGGCTCGGATCCGACCCTGCAGGAGGAGTTGTCGGCCGTGCTGCAACGCACGGGGTGGCGGGGCGCGACGTGGGGCATCCTCGCCGTCTCCCTGGAGCGCGGGGATACGCTGTTCGCGCTCAATACCGACCTGCCGCTGATCCCCGCCTCGAACATGAAGCTGCTCACGGCCGCGGCGGCGCTGCACGTGCTCGGCCCGGAGTACCGCTACCGCACGTTCGTCCTGGCGGACGGTCCCGTGGTCGACGGCGTCCTCCAGGGCGACCTGGTGCTGTACGGCACCGGAGATCCTGCCCTGTCGTGGCGCTTCTCCGGCTCCCGCACGGCCGTGGTCGAGGCCTTGGCCGACACGGCCGTGGCGCGCCTCGGCTTGACCGGCATCACGGGCTCGGTCGTGGGGGACGGGACCTTCTTCGATGGACCCGAAGTCCACCCGGACTGGGAGCCCGCGGACCTGGACGACTGGTTCGCCGCGCCAGCCTCGGCGCTGTCGTTCAACGAGAACGTGATCACGTTGCGCGTGATGCCGGGTGCCGACGCGGAGACGCCGGCCCGCTATGAGACCATCCCCGGCGGAGCCCAGGTGGCGGTGGTCAACCGCGCGACGACCGTGGCGGGACGCACGCAGCGCATGTTCGCGGGGCGCAGTGGGGGGACCGGTCCGATCGTGATCCAGGGCGAGCTGGGGACGGCGGGTCCCGAGCGCTGGCGGCTCATCAGCGTGGACGATCCCGCGACCTTCGCAGCCGGTGCGCTGCGCCGCGCGCTCGAGGAGCGCGGCGTGCGCGTCGCGGGGGGAAGCCACGCCCTCGGGAACGACGCCGCGTCCGCGCTGACCGGTCGCAACCGCTGGGCTCCGCTCGACGCCGAAGCGGCGCCGCCGCGCATCGTGGCCGAACACCGCTCCCCCCCGATGGCGGAGCTGGTCGAGGTCATGAACAAGCACAGCCACAACCTCTATGCCGAGCTCCTGCTCAAGACGTTGGGGCGGGCCGTGGAGGGCGAAGGGTCCTACGAGGCCGGCAGCCGGGTCCTCAGGGACTTCCTGGTGGAGACCGTCGGCGCCGATCCCGACGAGGTGGAGATCCACGACGGCTCCGGACTTTCGCGCGGCAACCGCGTGAGCGCCGACGTGCTGGTCCGGACGCTGGCGTACATGCGCGGCGCCGACACCTGGGACGCGCTGTTCGAGTCCCTGCCTCGCGCCGGTGCGGACGAGATGGGTCGCATGACGCGCGGTGCCGCCGCGGAGAACCTGCGCGCCAAGACCGGAACGCTGACGGGCGTCTCGGCACTGTCGGGGGAGCTGCGCACGCTCGAAGGCGAGACGGTGCTGTTCGCGATCCTGCAGAACGATGTGCCGTCCCGGCGCGCAGCGAAGCGCGTGGAGGATGCGCTGAGCGAGCGGATCGCGAGCCTGCGCCGGGCGCGCGAGGGCGCAGGGGTCGAGCTACGGCCGGCGGCCCGGTCCGACGCCCGCCCCGGTGCGGCGGGGACGTCGGGTCAGTAG
- a CDS encoding Na+/H+ antiporter NhaC family protein produces MIEPGWLALLPPVLAIVLAIATRQVYLSLAAGVWLGWTMLSGWNVGTGLGRAIDGVVDVVGDAGNAKVILFTLVIGSLIRTLEASGGVRGFVHRLEEGRFVHNATRAQWLAWAVGVVIFIESNITVLVAGSVSRPLFDRFRASREKLAYLIDSTSAPICILIPLNAWGAYNLGILTELGVEDPLGVFVRSIAFNFYAFFAVGLAALTILFKIDLGPMKRAEQRAATGLVLREGAQPMVSEDVTAPPATDRIPPRALNMILPIVFMVVMMPIGLFITGNGDLRDGSGSTSVLWAVLSALALSWILLLAQRAFTLDELMRIALKGAGGLVPLALILQLALALGAVTTELGTGAYVAHVTAGLLPPVLFLPLIFAVSAGIAFSTGTSWGTFAIMLPIAVPAAATLGLPAAPFVAASLSGGVFGDHASPISDTTIIASMAAATDHIDHVRTQLPYALIAGGAAALCFALVGAGL; encoded by the coding sequence ATGATCGAACCCGGTTGGTTGGCCCTGCTCCCTCCCGTGCTCGCCATCGTTCTCGCGATCGCGACCCGGCAGGTCTACCTGTCGTTGGCGGCGGGCGTCTGGCTGGGCTGGACCATGCTCTCCGGTTGGAACGTGGGCACGGGCCTCGGCCGTGCCATCGATGGGGTGGTCGACGTCGTGGGCGACGCAGGCAACGCGAAGGTCATCCTCTTCACGCTGGTGATCGGCTCGTTGATCCGCACGCTCGAGGCGTCCGGTGGCGTGCGCGGCTTCGTGCACCGGCTCGAGGAGGGGCGCTTCGTGCACAACGCCACCCGCGCGCAGTGGCTCGCGTGGGCGGTGGGCGTCGTCATCTTCATCGAGTCCAACATCACGGTGCTGGTCGCCGGCTCGGTCTCGCGTCCGCTTTTCGATCGCTTCCGCGCCTCGCGCGAGAAGCTGGCGTATCTCATCGATTCCACCTCCGCGCCCATCTGCATCCTCATCCCCCTGAACGCGTGGGGCGCCTACAACCTCGGCATCCTGACCGAGCTGGGCGTCGAGGACCCGCTCGGCGTGTTCGTCCGCTCGATCGCCTTCAATTTCTACGCGTTCTTCGCGGTGGGGCTGGCGGCCCTGACCATCCTCTTCAAGATCGACCTGGGCCCGATGAAGCGTGCCGAACAACGGGCCGCCACCGGACTGGTGCTGCGCGAAGGTGCGCAGCCGATGGTGAGCGAGGACGTGACGGCGCCACCCGCGACCGACCGGATCCCCCCGCGCGCGCTGAACATGATCCTGCCGATCGTGTTCATGGTGGTGATGATGCCGATCGGTCTGTTCATCACCGGCAACGGCGACCTGCGCGACGGCTCAGGCTCCACGTCCGTGCTGTGGGCGGTGTTGTCCGCCCTGGCGCTGTCGTGGATCCTGCTGCTCGCCCAGCGCGCGTTCACGCTGGACGAGCTGATGCGCATCGCGCTGAAGGGCGCGGGCGGTCTGGTGCCGCTCGCGCTCATCCTCCAACTGGCGCTCGCGCTCGGCGCGGTCACCACGGAGCTCGGCACCGGCGCCTACGTGGCCCACGTCACCGCCGGGCTCCTGCCGCCGGTCCTGTTCCTGCCGCTGATCTTCGCGGTCTCCGCCGGCATCGCGTTCTCGACCGGCACGAGCTGGGGCACGTTCGCGATCATGCTCCCGATCGCCGTGCCGGCGGCGGCCACGCTCGGGCTGCCGGCGGCGCCGTTCGTGGCGGCTTCCTTGTCCGGTGGCGTGTTCGGCGACCATGCCTCGCCCATCAGCGACACCACCATCATCGCCTCGATGGCGGCGGCGACCGATCACATCGACCATGTGCGCACGCAGCTGCCCTACGCCTTGATCGCCGGCGGGGCCGCGGCCCTGTGCTTCGCGCTCGTGGGCGCCGGCCTCTGA
- a CDS encoding M23 family metallopeptidase, with amino-acid sequence MRPAAAALAALLAVGGCVLPTWPVGSRVTSPFGVRWRGGPDLHRGVDLEARLGTDVRAMAGGRVRFAGTMRGYGTVVWLDHGRDILSVYAHLSVALVDVGREVERGEIIARSGQSGDATGPHLHFEVWKRGREVDPVIWLGGFP; translated from the coding sequence ATGAGACCGGCTGCCGCCGCCCTGGCCGCCCTCCTGGCCGTGGGCGGGTGCGTGCTGCCCACGTGGCCGGTGGGGTCGCGGGTGACCTCCCCGTTCGGCGTGCGGTGGCGCGGCGGACCGGACCTGCATCGAGGGGTGGACCTGGAGGCTCGTCTCGGCACGGACGTGCGCGCGATGGCCGGCGGACGAGTGCGCTTTGCGGGTACGATGCGTGGCTACGGGACCGTGGTGTGGCTGGACCACGGCCGCGACATCCTCAGCGTGTACGCGCACCTCTCGGTGGCGCTCGTCGACGTGGGACGCGAGGTGGAGCGCGGGGAGATCATCGCGCGCAGCGGTCAGAGCGGGGACGCGACCGGCCCCCACCTGCACTTCGAGGTGTGGAAGCGCGGTCGCGAGGTCGATCCCGTGATCTGGCTGGGCGGTTTCCCGTGA
- a CDS encoding electron transfer flavoprotein subunit beta/FixA family protein, translated as MNIVVCVKRVPDTETRVRVAQDGTDIDPSGVKFVVSPYDEFALEAALRAKEAGVDATVTALSLGDAATAETLRQALAMGADQAVLLEGAAGADGLAVAKALAAELEGRQDELVLFGIKAIDDDQQQVGPMVGTLLGRPCATSVSSFEVDGAVVRCRREVEGGTETVELPLPAVVSMTKGPHEPRYPSLKGIMAAKKKPLEQKAVEVAPPRLTVASMTLPPERPAGRIVGEGPDAVPELVRLLRDEAKVL; from the coding sequence GTGAACATCGTCGTCTGCGTCAAGCGGGTGCCCGACACCGAGACGCGTGTCCGCGTCGCCCAGGACGGGACCGACATCGATCCCAGCGGCGTGAAGTTCGTGGTGAGCCCGTACGACGAGTTCGCCCTGGAAGCGGCGTTGCGGGCCAAGGAAGCGGGCGTCGATGCGACCGTGACCGCGCTCTCGCTCGGAGACGCCGCGACAGCGGAGACCCTGCGACAGGCGCTGGCGATGGGCGCCGATCAGGCCGTCCTGCTCGAAGGTGCGGCCGGAGCGGACGGTCTCGCGGTCGCCAAGGCCCTGGCCGCGGAGCTGGAGGGCCGGCAGGACGAGCTCGTGTTGTTCGGGATCAAGGCCATCGACGACGACCAGCAGCAGGTGGGCCCCATGGTCGGCACGCTGCTGGGCCGACCCTGCGCCACGTCGGTCTCGTCGTTCGAGGTGGACGGCGCCGTCGTGCGCTGCCGCCGCGAGGTCGAAGGAGGCACCGAGACCGTCGAGCTCCCCCTGCCCGCCGTCGTGAGCATGACCAAGGGCCCGCATGAGCCGCGCTACCCTTCGCTCAAGGGGATCATGGCGGCCAAGAAGAAGCCGCTCGAGCAGAAGGCCGTCGAGGTCGCGCCGCCTCGCTTGACGGTGGCGTCGATGACGCTGCCGCCCGAGCGGCCCGCGGGACGCATCGTGGGCGAAGGCCCCGACGCGGTGCCCGAGCTGGTGCGTCTGCTGCGCGACGAAGCCAAGGTCCTCTAG
- a CDS encoding DMT family transporter, whose protein sequence is MAPLPQARATPAAPLPDRGAEAPLALLVLIWGLNFAVIKTAFAWVPPLGFNAIRFPIACLALFVVLRVRGRSLRLPLPALLRIGVLGVVGHLLYQVLFIRGLEVTLAGNASVLLATTPIWTALFSAWAGHEHVDARVWGAALASLVGIVLVALGGGTGIALDRTALLGDLGLVLASVVWSAYTVGGRPLVARHGALPVTAWALWLGTPPILVVGLPSLTDVSLTSLPLAFWLRALYAGALGLAAAYLIWYHAVRVIGSARTALYSNVVPVVALAIAWVWLGERPAPLQLAGAALILVSLQRVRAPRSGPR, encoded by the coding sequence CTGGCTCCCCTGCCCCAGGCCCGCGCCACGCCCGCCGCGCCGCTCCCCGACCGGGGCGCCGAGGCGCCCCTGGCCCTGCTGGTCCTGATCTGGGGCCTCAACTTCGCCGTCATCAAGACGGCGTTCGCCTGGGTGCCCCCGCTCGGCTTCAACGCGATCCGCTTCCCCATCGCGTGTCTGGCGCTGTTCGTCGTGCTGCGCGTGCGGGGCCGTTCGCTCCGTCTCCCGCTTCCCGCGCTGCTCCGCATCGGGGTGCTGGGCGTGGTCGGTCATCTCCTGTACCAGGTGCTCTTCATCCGCGGCCTGGAGGTCACCCTGGCCGGCAACGCCAGCGTATTGCTCGCGACCACGCCCATCTGGACCGCGCTCTTCTCCGCGTGGGCCGGGCACGAGCACGTGGACGCACGGGTCTGGGGCGCGGCCCTGGCCAGCCTGGTCGGGATCGTCCTGGTGGCGCTGGGCGGGGGCACGGGCATCGCGCTCGACCGCACCGCGCTCCTCGGAGACCTGGGGCTCGTCCTGGCCTCCGTGGTGTGGTCGGCCTACACGGTCGGCGGGCGCCCGCTGGTCGCGCGTCACGGAGCGCTGCCGGTCACCGCCTGGGCGCTCTGGCTGGGCACGCCGCCCATCCTGGTGGTGGGGCTGCCGTCCCTGACGGACGTCTCCCTGACGTCGCTGCCACTCGCGTTCTGGCTACGCGCGCTCTATGCCGGAGCGTTGGGCCTGGCTGCCGCGTACCTGATCTGGTACCACGCCGTGCGCGTCATCGGCAGCGCGCGGACGGCGCTCTACTCGAACGTGGTGCCCGTGGTGGCCCTCGCCATCGCGTGGGTCTGGCTGGGGGAGCGACCCGCGCCGCTCCAGCTGGCCGGCGCCGCGCTCATCCTCGTCTCGCTGCAACGCGTGCGCGCTCCCCGTTCCGGGCCCCGCTGA
- a CDS encoding molybdopterin molybdotransferase MoeA encodes MTPLDAPFDTRPADWLGYDEARARILAEARPLPAEPVSVLAARGRVLAAPLTAPFRLPPWDNSAMDGYAVRAQDLDPQDPTPLVVVGESRAGGPTVGPLGAGQAIRIMTGAPVPPGADAVVRAEDTHLDGEHLVVERAVAAGRNIRRGGEDFEAGASIGEVGALLTPARIALLVAAGCTEIPVHRRPRVSVLTSGDELLPPGSVDAVRQGHGVIDSNSAMLVAQAREAGAEAASTLALPDRADALRAGIERACAGTDLLVTVGGASVGAHDLFKRVLDGMGYRPSFWRIRMRPGSPVSFGHLPGPDGPVAVLGLPGNPSSAFVTFELFGRPYLEALAGLRQPGPRTARARAGVALVGASGLTVFARVRVRDDGAERVVEPTGPQGSGLISPLASADALALIPPDPGRIAAGAPCDILWLGRSPGAPDA; translated from the coding sequence GTGACCCCGCTCGACGCCCCGTTCGACACCCGTCCGGCCGACTGGCTGGGCTACGACGAGGCACGGGCGCGGATCCTCGCGGAGGCGCGGCCCCTTCCCGCGGAGCCCGTCTCCGTGCTCGCGGCCCGCGGGCGCGTGCTGGCCGCCCCCCTCACCGCTCCCTTCCGTCTTCCCCCGTGGGACAACTCGGCCATGGACGGCTACGCCGTACGGGCCCAGGACCTGGACCCGCAGGATCCCACTCCCCTCGTGGTCGTGGGCGAGTCCCGTGCGGGCGGGCCGACCGTGGGGCCGCTCGGCGCCGGACAGGCCATCCGCATCATGACCGGGGCGCCGGTGCCTCCGGGCGCGGACGCGGTGGTCCGCGCCGAGGACACCCACCTGGACGGCGAGCACCTGGTCGTCGAGCGAGCGGTGGCGGCCGGGCGGAACATCCGGCGAGGGGGTGAGGACTTCGAGGCCGGCGCCTCCATCGGCGAGGTGGGCGCGCTGCTCACGCCGGCACGCATCGCGCTGCTCGTGGCGGCCGGCTGTACGGAGATACCGGTCCACCGCCGGCCACGGGTGTCGGTCCTGACGTCGGGAGACGAGCTGCTGCCGCCCGGTTCGGTGGACGCCGTGCGCCAGGGACACGGCGTCATCGACAGCAACAGCGCGATGTTGGTGGCGCAGGCGCGGGAGGCCGGGGCCGAAGCCGCATCGACCCTTGCGCTGCCCGACCGTGCCGATGCGCTGCGCGCGGGGATCGAGCGCGCCTGTGCCGGGACGGACCTGCTGGTCACGGTGGGGGGCGCGTCGGTCGGCGCCCACGATCTCTTCAAGCGGGTTCTCGACGGCATGGGCTACCGACCCTCGTTCTGGCGCATCCGGATGCGGCCGGGGAGCCCCGTCTCGTTCGGACATCTGCCCGGCCCCGACGGTCCGGTGGCCGTGCTCGGCCTGCCGGGCAATCCCAGCTCGGCCTTCGTGACCTTCGAGCTGTTCGGGCGTCCCTATCTCGAGGCGCTGGCCGGGCTCCGCCAACCAGGGCCGCGCACCGCGCGCGCGCGGGCCGGCGTGGCGCTCGTGGGCGCGTCCGGTCTGACCGTCTTCGCGCGGGTGCGCGTCCGGGACGACGGAGCCGAGCGTGTGGTGGAGCCCACCGGTCCCCAGGGCTCCGGGCTCATCTCCCCGCTGGCCAGCGCCGACGCGCTGGCGCTCATCCCCCCCGATCCCGGCCGGATCGCGGCGGGCGCGCCCTGCGACATCCTGTGGTTGGGGCGCTCCCCCGGCGCACCGGACGCATGA